A portion of the Magnolia sinica isolate HGM2019 chromosome 17, MsV1, whole genome shotgun sequence genome contains these proteins:
- the LOC131231929 gene encoding E3 ubiquitin-protein ligase JMJ24, which yields MDLPISTSGNIDDNVGIPEDLRCKRSDGKQWRCSALSMPDKTVCEKHYIQAKKRAANSALRASLKKAKRKSIDDSDIYLESKNDELDLSLMNASSGEFPTAVSSKRYKEKVPKSQPYYSPDTLSMRSLSIRTPQRSNDDSQRDIAQMDDYQTNYAYKTSPFAVDSSRNKFQNLSDDDDLGEQSSKSTDSSDEDDGPTCHQCRRTDRETVIQCLRCDRKGYCDSCIFRWYPDISLEEIRRVCPACRGICNCKMCLRGDNLIKIRLQEIAGLDKLQYLHHLLSLVLPVLKQIHSEQSFELEVETRAHGSRTDIPRAKIHADELMCCDCCKTPIVDYHRHCGNCFYDLCLACCRDLRRASQVSINGEPAENQVIEKSSDGAILAKQPKSSEVLTGGEQRIANVACKGMLDISHLFPDWKANSDGSILCPPKESGGCGCRSLTLRRILKMNWVAKLVKNAEEMVNGCKVYDVDGFQTCSSCIGTTASQSGGLGTSKLFQCSHREDSSDNFLYCPASQDIKLEGINHFQKHWGRGEPIVVKHVFDCASASIWDPMVIWREIRETADEKMKEDNRIVKAIDCLDWSEVDIELGQFIKGYSEGRIHENGWPEMLKLKSWPPPSALEEFLLYRRLEFISKLPLLEYIHSKWGLLNLAAKLPHASLQADVGPKIFIAYGTSEELGRGDSVNNLDINMGDVVYLLMHTAEVKFQGWQRAKIEKIQKTFRESDAKESIRDENTLDTKTSSDERNKSPDLAPNELSKQTESGLELNAKEDEIMEDQADVGIEITSGETKKVGSSHLDKVNGDVLLEKARAGARWDIFRQQDVPKLSEYLRIHWIELRNQDSSQSNSVVHPIYDQAVFLNDDHKRNLKEEFKIEPWTFEQHVGEAVFVPAGCAFQVRNLQSSVQLGLDFLSPESLVQSVQLAQEIRCLPNDHEAKLQILEVGKMSLYAVSSAIKEIYKLTLDPKMELGFEDRNLTAMVSENIEKMAKRRRITCV from the exons ATGGATCTTCCAATATCTACATCCGGTAACATTGACGATAACGTGGGTATTCCGGAAGATTTGCGTTGTAAGAGGTCGGATGGAAAGCAATGGAGATGTAGTGCATTGTCTATGCCGGATAAAACCGTATGTGAAAAGCATTACATTCAAGCAAAGAAAAGAGCAGCAAATTCTGCATTACGAGCTAGTTTGAAGAAGGCCAAGAGAAAATCGATTGATGATAGCGATATTTATTTGGAGAGTAAGAATGATGAATTAGATCTCTCTCTCATGAATGCAAGCAGTGGGGAATTTCCTACTGCTGTCTCCAGTAAAAGGTACAAGGAAAAGGTGCCCAAAAGCCAACCTTATTATTCTCCCGATACATTGTCAATGAGAAGCTTGTCTATCCGTACTCCTCAGAGATCAAACGATGATTCACAAAGAGACATTGCACAGATGGATGATTACCAGACGAACTATGCTTACAAGACATCCCCTTTTGCTGTGGATTCATCTAGAAATAAATTTCAGAATCTCTCTGATGACGATGATCTAGGG GAACAATCTAGTAAAAGCACCGACTCTTCTGATGAGGATGACGGGCCGACTTGTCATCAATGTCGAAGGACTGATAGAGAAACGGTCATTCAGTGTCTGAGATGTGATAGGAAAGGTTATTGCGATAGCTGCatttttagatg GTACCCTGATATCTCATTAGAGGAGATCCGGAGGGTCTGCCCGGCTTGCCGTGGCATCTGTAATTGCAAAATGTGCTTGCGCGGAGATAATTTGATTAAG ATCAGGTTACAGGAGATAGCTGGCCTGGATAAGTTGCAATATCTACACCACCTCCTGTCTCTAGTTCTTCCTGTGCTAAAGCAAATTCATTCTGAGCAGTCCTTTGAACTGGAGGTGGAAACCAGGGCTCATG GAAGCAGGACAGATATTCCCAGGGCTAAGATTCACGCAGATGAGCTAATGTGCTG TGATTGCTGTAAGACACCCATTGTCGATTATCATCGACACTGTGGAAATTGCTTCTACGATTTATGCCTTGCTTGCTGCCGGGATCTTCGACGGGCATCTCAGGTCAGCATCAATGGAGAACCTGCAGAAAATCAGGTCATTGAGAAGAGCTCAGATGGGGCCATTTTGGCAAAGCAGCCAAAATCATCTGAAGTATTAACAGGGGGTGAACAGCGTATTGCAAATGTTGCATGCAAGGGTATGTTAGATATATCGCATCTATTTCCTGATTGGAAAGCCAACAGTGACGGTAGTATTCTGTGCCCCCCAAAGGAGTCTGGTGGCTGTGGCTGCCGATCGTTAACTCTAAGGCGCATTTTGAAAATGAACTGGGTTGCAAAACTGGTGAAAAATGCAGAGGAAATGGTAAACGGTTGCAAGGTTTATGATGTTGATGGTTTCCAGACATGCTCTTCTTGCATCGGGACAACTGCTTCCCAATCCGGTGGGTTAGGCACTTCTAAGCTATTCCAGTGCTCTCACAGGGAGGATAGCAGTGATAATTTCCTGTATTGCCCTGCATCTCAAGATATCAAGCTTGAAGGCATCAACCATTTTCAAAAGCATTGGGGTAGGGGTGAACCTATTGTTGTTAAGCATGTGTTTGATTGTGCATCGGCTTCTATCTGGGATCCAATGGTTATATGGAGAGAGATACGAGAAACTGCAGatgagaaaatgaaagaagatAATCGGATTGTTAAGGCTATAGATTGCTTGGATTGGTCTGAG GTTGATATTGAACTCGGCCAGTTCATTAAAGGATATTCAGAAGGGCGCATCCATGAAAATGGTTGGCCAGAAATGTTAAAATTGAAGAGCTGGCCACCTCCAAGTGCCTTGGAAGAGTTTTTATTGTACCGGAGACTTGAATTTATCAGTAAATTGCCATTGCTTGAGTATATCCATTCGAAGTGGGGTCTTCTAAACCTTGCTGCAAAGCTGCCTCATGCTTCCCTGCAGGCTGATGTGGGACCTAAAATTTTTATTGCTTATGGGACATCTGAAGAACTTGGTAGAGGTGATTCTGTGAACAATCTCGATATAAATATGGGTGATGTG GTTTACCTATTGATGCACACAGCTGAAGTGAAATTTCAAGGTTGGCAGCGAGCGAAGATTGAGAAGATACAGAAAACATTCAGGGAGTCCGATGCAAAAGAATCAATAAGAGATGAGAATACACTCGATACCAAAACCAGTTCTGATGAGAGGAATAAGTCACCTGATTTGGCACCTAATGAACTAAGTAAACAGACTGAAAGTGGTTTAGAGTTAAATGCCAAGGAAGACGAGATAATGGAGGACCAAGCTGATGTAGGAATTGAAATCACTTCAGGTGAAACAAAAAAGGTTGGTTCTTCCCACTTGGACAAAGTGAATGGGGATGTTCTGTTGGAAAAGGCTCGTGCTGGAGCTCGTTGGGACATTTTCCGTCAGCAGGATGTCCCAAAACTTAGTGAGTATTTGAGAATTCATTGGATCGAGCTCAGGAATCAGGATAGTTCTCAAAGCAATTCA GTTGTGCATCCTATTTATGATCAAGCTGTATTCCTGAATGATGATCATAAAAgaaatttgaaagaggaattca AAATAGAGCCATGGACATTTGAGCAACATGTTGGTGAGGCTGTTTTCGTCCCTGCCGGATGTGCCTTCCAAGTCAGGAATCTACAG TCATCAGTTCAGCTTGGTCTTGATTTCCTATCTCCCGAGAGCTTGGTGCAATCCGTACAGTTGGCTCAAGAAATCCGCTGTCTTCCAAACGACCACGAAGCGAAACTTCAGATATTAGAG GTGGGGAAGATGTCTCTATATGCTGTGAGTTCGGCCATCAAAGAAATTTATAAGCTGACACTCGATCCCAA GATGGAACTTGGATTCGAGGATCGGAACTTAACAGCAATGGTTTCTGAGAACATTGAAAAGATGGCGAAGAGGAGGCGAATCACGTGCGTATGA